The following coding sequences are from one Epinephelus fuscoguttatus linkage group LG7, E.fuscoguttatus.final_Chr_v1 window:
- the tamalin gene encoding general receptor for phosphoinositides 1-associated scaffold protein: MTFRRLKKVNSSGPESGPASQDNDIYFPSSKSDSCRTVELPTRSSEVYNYKTLAYSGGTLPRNFKKGGGLQKWKPLTLTPEPQRKVVVLEKKEEETFGFEIQTYGLHHQDQNSVEMCTFVCKVHDDSAAQQAGLKVGDTIASVNEATVEGFRHKEIVQLIRACGNTLRLETVYSDSIRKAELEARLQYLKQTLHEKWDEYRSLMCQEQRLVHGIVLSDAAVYESLESAGVYGSLGTPSPAAQRALRCTGSTSSSASFLSTATEDDPLYQTCVYQDGSVDNVDNTNTDKNKEQSQKKQQRLRPASELFTSAKTQLTRSASTRSYMRGTSSSSSAPGEKQGGFNSLQRKPKPKSFRRRLLKFIPGLNRPMEEEESKL; encoded by the exons ATGACGTTCAGGAGGCTGAAGAAGGTGAACTCCAGCGGGCCGGAGTCTGGACCCGCATCTCAAGACAACGACATTTATTTCCCCTCGTCAAAGTCGGACAGCTGCAGGACTGTGGAGTTACCGACACGCTCCTCGGAGGTTTACAACTACAAGACTTTGGCTTACTCTGGAGGGACGCTGCCTAGGAACTTCAAAAAG GGTGGCGGCCTGCAGAAGTGGAAACCCCTGACACTGACGCCAGAACCACAAAG AAAGGTGGTGGTCTTGgagaagaaggaagaggagacGTTTGGTTTCGAGATCCAG aCTTACGGCCTGCACCATCAGGACCAAAACTCTGTGGAGATGTGCACGTTTGTGTGCAAAGTGCACGATGACAGCGCGGCTCAGCAAGCAGGACTTAAAGTTG gggacACCATCGCAAGTGTGAACGAGGCCACCGTGGAGGGATTTCGACACAAGGAGATCGTTCAGCTCATCAGGGCCTGCGGCAACACactcag GTTGGAGACAGTTTACAGTGACTCAATCCGAAAAGCGGAGCTGGAGGCCCGGCTGCAGTATCTGAAG CAAACTCTTCATGAGAAGTGGGATGAGTATCGGTCGCTGATGTGCCAGGAGCAGAGGCTCGTTCATG GTATTGTACTGAGTGATGCTGCAGTCTACGAGTCCCTGGAGTCAGCAGGCGTGTACGGCAGCCTCGGCACTCCCAGCCCCGCCGCTCAGAGAGCCCTTCGCTGCACcggcagcaccagcagcagcgcCAGCTTCCTCAGCACAGCCACTGAGGATGACCCTCTCTACCAGACCTGCGTGTACCAGGACGGCAGCGTGGACAATGTGGACAAcaccaacacagacaaaaacaaagagcagtcgcagaagaagcagcagcgTCTCCGACCGGCCAGCGAGCTCTTCACGTCGGCCAAGACGCAGCTGACCCGCAGCGCCAGCACACGCAGCTACATGAGGGGAACATCGTCGTCGTCGTCCGCCCCGGGGGAGAAGCAGGGAGGTTTCAACTCGCTGCAGAGGAAGCCAAAACCCAAAAGCTTCCGCAGACGTCTCCTCAAATTCATCCCAGGCTTGAACCGAccaatggaggaggaggagagcaaacTGTGA